A part of Streptomyces sp. SLBN-31 genomic DNA contains:
- a CDS encoding sulfite exporter TauE/SafE family protein encodes MGTDVLLAGIVLLGSSVQWLTGMGFALVAVPALVLLLGPVNGVVLANCAAGAISVVGLAGGWRRVRAAAMVPLCLAAACTVPAGAWLTRQLPAPVLLLVMGGLVTVAVLLVMRGARVAALRGTRGAVAAGAVGGFMNSAAGVGGPPISLYALNAGWTVREFVPNAQFYGVVVNAFSVAANGAPRLAGAQWTAVVCAMTAGALIGRSLTERIPEKRARLLVLTLALTGGVTAVGKGLWGL; translated from the coding sequence GTGGGCACGGACGTACTGCTGGCGGGGATCGTGCTGCTCGGCTCGTCGGTGCAGTGGCTGACCGGCATGGGCTTCGCGCTGGTCGCCGTACCCGCGCTGGTGCTGCTGCTGGGGCCGGTGAACGGGGTGGTCCTGGCCAACTGCGCCGCCGGCGCCATCAGCGTCGTCGGACTCGCGGGCGGCTGGCGGCGGGTACGGGCCGCCGCGATGGTCCCGCTGTGCCTGGCCGCGGCCTGCACGGTCCCGGCGGGAGCCTGGCTGACCCGGCAACTCCCGGCGCCCGTCCTGCTGCTGGTGATGGGCGGCCTGGTGACCGTCGCCGTGCTGCTGGTGATGCGGGGTGCGCGGGTGGCCGCGCTGCGCGGGACGAGGGGGGCGGTCGCCGCCGGTGCCGTCGGCGGGTTCATGAACTCGGCGGCGGGCGTCGGCGGCCCGCCGATCTCCCTGTACGCGCTCAACGCGGGCTGGACGGTACGGGAGTTCGTGCCGAACGCGCAGTTCTACGGGGTGGTGGTGAACGCCTTCTCGGTGGCCGCGAACGGGGCGCCGCGGCTGGCCGGCGCACAGTGGACGGCGGTGGTCTGCGCGATGACGGCCGGCGCGCTCATCGGCAGGTCGCTCACGGAGCGCATACCCGAGAAGCGGGCCCGACTGCTGGTGCTGACGCTCGCGCTGACCGGCGGGGTGACGGCCGTGGGGAAGGGACTGTGGGGTCTGTGA
- a CDS encoding aspartate kinase, with the protein MGLVVQKYGGSSVADAEGIKRVAKRIVEAKKNGNQVVVVVSAMGDTTDELIDLAEQVSPMPAGREFDMLLTAGERISMALLAMAIKNLGHEAQSFTGSQAGVITDSVHNKARIIDVTPGRIRTALDEGNIAIVAGFQGVSADKKDITTLGRGGSDTTAVALAAALDAEVCEIYTDVDGVFTADPRVVKKAKKIDWISFEDMLELASSGSKVLLHRCVEYARRYDIPIHVRSSFSGLQGTWVSSEPIGDQKVEQAIISGVAHDTSEAKVTVVGVPDKPGEAAVIFRAIADAEINIDMVVQNVSAASTGLTDISFTLPKTEGRKAIDALEKAKVGIGFDSLRYDDQIGKISLVGAGMKTNPGVTAAFFEALSDAGVNIELISTSEIRISVVTRADDVNDAVRAVHTAFGLDSDSDEAVVYGGTGR; encoded by the coding sequence GTGGGCCTTGTCGTGCAGAAGTACGGAGGCTCCTCCGTAGCCGATGCCGAAGGCATCAAGCGCGTCGCCAAGCGGATCGTGGAAGCGAAGAAGAACGGCAACCAGGTGGTTGTCGTCGTTTCCGCGATGGGCGACACGACGGACGAGCTGATCGATCTCGCCGAGCAGGTTTCTCCCATGCCTGCCGGGCGGGAGTTCGACATGCTGCTGACCGCCGGAGAGCGGATCTCCATGGCACTGCTGGCCATGGCGATCAAAAACCTGGGCCACGAGGCCCAGAGCTTCACCGGCAGCCAGGCGGGCGTCATCACCGACTCCGTCCACAACAAAGCCCGCATCATCGACGTGACGCCGGGGCGCATCCGCACCGCGCTCGACGAGGGCAACATCGCCATCGTCGCCGGTTTCCAGGGCGTCAGCGCCGACAAGAAGGACATCACGACCCTCGGTCGTGGTGGCTCCGACACCACGGCGGTCGCGCTGGCCGCGGCCCTCGACGCCGAGGTGTGCGAGATCTACACCGACGTCGACGGCGTGTTCACCGCCGACCCGCGTGTGGTGAAGAAGGCGAAGAAGATCGACTGGATCTCCTTCGAGGACATGCTGGAGCTGGCCTCGTCCGGCTCCAAGGTGCTGCTCCACCGCTGCGTGGAGTACGCCCGACGCTACGACATCCCGATCCACGTCCGGTCCAGCTTCAGCGGACTGCAGGGCACCTGGGTCAGCAGTGAGCCGATTGGGGACCAGAAGGTGGAGCAGGCCATCATCTCCGGTGTCGCGCACGACACCTCCGAGGCCAAGGTGACGGTCGTCGGCGTGCCGGACAAGCCGGGCGAGGCCGCGGTCATCTTCCGGGCCATCGCCGACGCCGAGATCAACATCGACATGGTGGTGCAGAACGTGTCGGCCGCGTCCACCGGGCTGACCGACATCTCCTTCACCCTTCCCAAGACCGAGGGCCGCAAGGCCATCGACGCCCTGGAGAAGGCGAAGGTCGGCATCGGCTTCGACTCGCTGCGCTACGACGACCAGATCGGCAAGATCTCCCTCGTCGGCGCCGGCATGAAGACCAACCCGGGCGTCACCGCGGCCTTCTTCGAGGCGCTGTCCGACGCGGGCGTCAACATCGAGCTGATCTCGACCTCCGAGATCCGTATCTCGGTCGTCACCCGTGCCGACGACGTCAACGACGCCGTGCGCGCCGTGCACACCGCCTTCGGCCTGGACTCCGACAGCGACGAGGCCGTCGTCTACGGGGGCACCGGACGCTGA
- a CDS encoding aspartate-semialdehyde dehydrogenase encodes MSGTGRPTLAVVGATGAVGTVMLQILSQHADIWGEIRLIASPRSAGRKLAVRGEQVEVVALTEEAFDGVDVAMFDVPDEVAERWAPLAAARGAVVVDNSGAFRMDPEVPLVVPEVNPHCARRRPRGIIANPNCTTLSMIVALGALHAEFGLRELVVSSYQAVSGAGRAGVETLRRQLALVAGTELGTHPGDLRRAVGDDTGPFPEPVALNVVPWAGSLREDGWSSEEMKVRDETRKILGLPHLPVAVTCVRVPVVTTHSLTVHARFEGEVTVDGAREILATAPGVVLFDDPAAGEFPTPADVVGTDPTWVGRVRRALDDPTALELFVCGDNLRKGAALNTAQIAELVAAERV; translated from the coding sequence ATGTCTGGGACCGGACGGCCGACGCTCGCGGTCGTGGGAGCGACCGGTGCCGTCGGCACGGTCATGCTTCAGATCCTGTCCCAGCACGCGGACATCTGGGGCGAGATCCGTCTGATCGCCTCGCCGCGCTCGGCCGGCCGCAAGCTGGCCGTGCGCGGCGAGCAGGTCGAGGTGGTGGCGCTGACCGAGGAGGCCTTCGACGGGGTCGACGTCGCCATGTTCGACGTGCCCGACGAGGTCGCCGAGCGGTGGGCGCCGCTGGCCGCCGCCCGGGGCGCGGTCGTGGTGGACAACTCGGGCGCCTTCCGGATGGACCCCGAGGTCCCGCTGGTCGTCCCCGAGGTCAATCCGCACTGCGCCCGCCGCCGGCCGCGCGGGATCATCGCCAACCCCAACTGCACGACCCTGTCGATGATCGTGGCGCTCGGCGCGCTGCACGCCGAGTTCGGGCTGCGCGAGCTGGTGGTGTCCTCGTACCAGGCGGTGAGCGGAGCCGGCCGCGCCGGTGTCGAGACGCTCCGCCGGCAGCTGGCGCTGGTGGCCGGCACGGAGCTGGGGACGCACCCCGGTGACCTCAGGCGGGCCGTCGGCGACGACACCGGGCCGTTCCCGGAGCCGGTCGCGCTGAACGTCGTACCGTGGGCCGGGTCGTTGCGCGAGGACGGCTGGTCGTCGGAGGAGATGAAGGTGCGGGACGAGACCCGCAAGATCCTCGGGCTGCCCCACCTTCCCGTGGCGGTCACCTGCGTACGGGTCCCGGTCGTCACCACGCACTCCCTGACCGTCCACGCCCGCTTCGAGGGCGAGGTCACCGTGGACGGCGCCCGCGAGATCCTGGCCACCGCGCCGGGCGTCGTGCTCTTCGACGATCCGGCCGCCGGGGAGTTCCCGACGCCCGCCGACGTGGTGGGCACCGACCCGACCTGGGTGGGCCGGGTGCGGCGCGCGCTCGACGATCCGACCGCGCTCGAACTGTTCGTCTGCGGCGACAACCTGCGCAAGGGCGCGGCCCTCAACACCGCCCAGATCGCCGAGCTGGTGGCCGCCGAGCGGGTGTGA